The following proteins come from a genomic window of Misgurnus anguillicaudatus chromosome 10, ASM2758022v2, whole genome shotgun sequence:
- the rspo3 gene encoding R-spondin-3 isoform X2, with product MLFPWKCQVGCQTCSVYNGCLTCKPKLFIHLERDGMRQIGVCLASCPNGFYGIRSSDKNDCTKCGSECDSCFDKNFCLRCRAGSYLHKGKCMESCPDGLVPSDTKKECVPACPADCDSCQNSDTCTRCVPGHYLLHGQCHHICPEEFEPNDHIMECIPTVHCEVGDWSEWSPCSRSGKTCGFKWGEETRTRKVLQNPTPKGTPCPLVSERRECFVKRKRCKPGKGPRRGEKKKRLQEKENTEGRRERKREREREQESRDREDSDNRNKTEHRRRRHQSSEVGSV from the exons AGTGCCAGGTAGGCTGTCAAACCTGCTCGGTTTACAATGGCTGTCTGACGTGCAAACCCAAGCTTTTTATTCACCTGGAGAGGGACGGCATGAGGCAGATTGGAGTGTGCCTGGCCTCCTGCCCTAACGGTTTCTACGGCATCCGTTCCTCCGACAAAAACGACTGCACAA AGTGCGGGTCAGAATGTGACTCGTGCTTCGACAAGAATTTTTGCCTGCGATGCAGAGCGGGCTCCTACTTACACAAGGGCAAGTGCATGGAGAGCTGTCCAGATGGGCTGGTGCCTAGTGATACCAAAAAAGAATGTGTACCTG CGTGTCCAGCGGACTGTGACTCCTGTCAGAATAGTGACACATGCACACGGTGTGTCCCGGGACACTACCTCCTGCATGGACAATGTCATCACATCTGCCCGGAGGAGTTTGAGCCCAACGATCATATTATGGAGTGCATCCCCACAG TGCACTGTGAAGTGGGCGACTGGAGTGAATGGAGCCCCTGTTCGCGGTCAGGGAAAACCTGTGGCTTCAAATGGGGCGAAGAGACGCGAACACGAAAGGTCCTACAAAACCCCACTCCTAAGGGGACTCCGTGCCCGCTGGTTTCTGAAAGGAGGGAGTGCTTTGTCAAGAGAAAAAGAT GTAAGCCAGGAAAAGGTCCGCGGAGGGGAGAGAAGAAAAAACGCTTACAGGAGAAGGAGAACACGGAGGGTCGTCGCGAGAggaagagagagcgagagagggaGCAGGAGTCGAGGGACCGTGAGGACTCGGATAACAGAAACAAAACGGAGCATAGACGCCGGAGGCACCAGAGCAGTGAAGTTGGATCTGTATAG
- the rspo3 gene encoding R-spondin-3 isoform X1 has translation MQLQLISIVLILHCMEYTNCQQHHASSHRLHKCQVGCQTCSVYNGCLTCKPKLFIHLERDGMRQIGVCLASCPNGFYGIRSSDKNDCTKCGSECDSCFDKNFCLRCRAGSYLHKGKCMESCPDGLVPSDTKKECVPACPADCDSCQNSDTCTRCVPGHYLLHGQCHHICPEEFEPNDHIMECIPTVHCEVGDWSEWSPCSRSGKTCGFKWGEETRTRKVLQNPTPKGTPCPLVSERRECFVKRKRCKPGKGPRRGEKKKRLQEKENTEGRRERKREREREQESRDREDSDNRNKTEHRRRRHQSSEVGSV, from the exons AGTGCCAGGTAGGCTGTCAAACCTGCTCGGTTTACAATGGCTGTCTGACGTGCAAACCCAAGCTTTTTATTCACCTGGAGAGGGACGGCATGAGGCAGATTGGAGTGTGCCTGGCCTCCTGCCCTAACGGTTTCTACGGCATCCGTTCCTCCGACAAAAACGACTGCACAA AGTGCGGGTCAGAATGTGACTCGTGCTTCGACAAGAATTTTTGCCTGCGATGCAGAGCGGGCTCCTACTTACACAAGGGCAAGTGCATGGAGAGCTGTCCAGATGGGCTGGTGCCTAGTGATACCAAAAAAGAATGTGTACCTG CGTGTCCAGCGGACTGTGACTCCTGTCAGAATAGTGACACATGCACACGGTGTGTCCCGGGACACTACCTCCTGCATGGACAATGTCATCACATCTGCCCGGAGGAGTTTGAGCCCAACGATCATATTATGGAGTGCATCCCCACAG TGCACTGTGAAGTGGGCGACTGGAGTGAATGGAGCCCCTGTTCGCGGTCAGGGAAAACCTGTGGCTTCAAATGGGGCGAAGAGACGCGAACACGAAAGGTCCTACAAAACCCCACTCCTAAGGGGACTCCGTGCCCGCTGGTTTCTGAAAGGAGGGAGTGCTTTGTCAAGAGAAAAAGAT GTAAGCCAGGAAAAGGTCCGCGGAGGGGAGAGAAGAAAAAACGCTTACAGGAGAAGGAGAACACGGAGGGTCGTCGCGAGAggaagagagagcgagagagggaGCAGGAGTCGAGGGACCGTGAGGACTCGGATAACAGAAACAAAACGGAGCATAGACGCCGGAGGCACCAGAGCAGTGAAGTTGGATCTGTATAG
- the cfap418 gene encoding cilia- and flagella-associated protein 418 isoform X1 — protein sequence MADDLDDLLDEVESKFCCSTSTSKQTACDLKQTDRNCGTLQEKKQSRKHESKTTDDIDAVLQELLEDDFKHVNSHEPITANSPTSDPCSQTVSKKCCPVFLGGSSVLHGVGTSVSHRACNQLRCTSCDFRVAMFDDHEWDSSCDYLFFRNNMPDYHKLRAKLKRRKGGRAYACQCSWYTARTLLNLNTQQQLKWICVALQHISC from the exons ATGGCGGATGATTTGGACGATTTGCTCGATGAAGTCGAATCAAAGTTTTGTTGCAGCACATCGACATCAAAACAAACAGCTTGTGATTTAAAGCAAACGGACCGAAACTGTGGGACTCTTCAGGAAAAGAAACAGTCAAG aaaacatgaaagcAAAACAACTGATGATATTGATGCTGTGCTGCAGGAATTACTGGAGGACGATTTCAAGCATGTAAACTCACAT GAACCCATTACTGCAAATTCTCCCACAAGTGATCCATGTTCCCAGACAGTGTCCAAAAA ATGTTGCCCTGTGTTTCTTGGTGGAAGTTCTGTACTGCATGGTGTTGGAACCAGTGTTTCTCACAG ggccTGCAACCAATTAAGATGTACATCATGTGACTTTCGCGTGGCCATGTTTGATGATCACGAGTGGGATTCATCCTGCGACTATTTGTTTTTCAG GAATAACATGCCAGACTATCACAAATTAAGAGCTAAACTGAAAAGAAGAAAGGGTGGTCGAGCGTACGCCTGTCAGTGTAGCTGGTACACAGCCCGCACACTCTTAAACCTGAACACTCAACAGCAGCTCAAGTGGATTTGTG
- the LOC129448483 gene encoding uncharacterized protein isoform X1 → MSPLLLYTVLQTLSLSQGLGITHDLPRRNLTKPADNSAIGLSMLSLSRGCSGILRARHRDTTVDVTLNLLDAQKQKYLADQVCQSLGCGQNHVVNATDHSDVCLANCILKESKLHNCTTTANGNCTNATKVICEHQVVRLAEGQDRCVGRVELLDTGKWGTVCDDDFNDTSGNVVCAQLDCGIMIKYGFLGAGSGPIHISKMKCNGMEDNLWECNVNKSIPRDYCGHKEDVGIVCSESTVLTSTTSNTTPTVFTKWTTESSTEAATVAGASPAVIGCIILSIALLLLVLSNAAVCVHFRRRKVCEIEQHHTDSQESTDYHQYTAMYNPQPTTTAQRYESLVPRQSSNYGSRLDQSPHNSICSSDSNYRHHNRDQAQQLHLHNLPVNVDDSSSTSSGEAYHYTHVQHGSSQKLGDEIPSHVDTISLTPLATRGAELPITQSQAKDLSDSSSTSSGEFYENTDKTDVDNIQKSQDKEASLEKSPLMSLSNYNQHLPPTENANDLHSISSGEVYENTAVDIDDDLQPENEGSPSLPEQSLQTPHDIQMTGNAAGYGGTHSQDGNDSDSTSSDECYQNIELDADASLQSGKESPPETSLQTPLNHHNMTGSTVGYEDHHIPRKLSQEADSCSTSSENSYVNVPPRNASDDESSPAECSSDSEYDQPENW, encoded by the exons TTGGGCTCTCCATGCTAAGTTTATCACGTGGCTGCTCTGGCATTTTAAGGGCCCGTCACAGGGACACCACAGTGGATGTGACCCTCAACCTGTTGGATGCTCAAAAGCAGAAATATCTCGCCGACCAAGTATGCCAAAGCCTTGGTTGTGGGCAAAATCACGTTGTGAATGCGACAGATCACAGTGACGTTTGCCTTGCAAATTGCATTCTGAAAGAGTCAAAGCTGCACAATTGCACTACAACTGCAAATGGCAACTGCACAAATGCAACCAAAGTCATCTGCG AACATCAAGTTGTCAGATTGGCTGAAGGTCAGGATCGGTGTGTTGGACGGGTGGAGTTGCTGGACACTGGGAAGTGGGGCACAGTGTGTGATGATGATTTTAATGACACAAGTGGAAATGTAGTTTGTGCCCAATTGGACTGTGGAATTATGATAAAATATGGCTTTTTGGGGGCTGGTTCTGGGCCTATCCACATCAGCAAGATGAAATGCAATGGCATGGAGGATAACTTATGGGAATGCAATGTCAACAAAAGCATTCCAAGAGACTACTGTGGACATAAGGAAGATGTTGGGATTGTTTGTTCAG AGAGTACAGTGCTCACATCCACCACAAGCAACACAACCCCCACAGTGTTCACGAAATGGACTACAG agtCAAGCACAGAAGCGGCTACAGTAGCTGGAGCTTCACCGGCAGTCATTGGCTGTATCATTTTATCTATTGCTCTGCTTCTGTTAGTTCTGTCAAATGCTGCGGTCTGTGTGCATTTCAGAAGAAGAAAAG TATGTGAGATTGAGCAACATCACACAGATTCGCAAGAAAGCACAGATTACCACCAGTACACAGCAATGTACAACCCACAACCTACCACTACTGCACAGCGATACG AAAGTCTTGTCCCAAGACAGAGCTCAAACTATGGTTCTAGGTTAGATCAGTCTCCTCACAATTCCATCTGTTCATCTGATTCAAATTATAGACATCACAACAGGGATCAAGCACAACAACTTCATCTACACAACTTACCAG TGAATGTGGACGACTCAAGCAGTACATCATCAGGAGAAGCCTATCATTACACACATGTCCAACATGGATCTAGCCAGAAGTTAG GTGATGAAATCCCATCTCATGTCGATACAATATCATTGACACCTTTGGCTACTAGAGGCGCAGAGTTACCCATCACCCAAAGTCAAG CAAAAGATCTAAGTGATTCGAGCAGTACGTCTTCTGGTGAATTCTATGAAAACACAGACAAGACTGACGTGGACAACATTCAAAAATCAC AGGATAAAGAAGCTTCACTTGAAAAGTCCCCATTGATGTCCCTGTCTAACTATAACCAGCACTTGCCACCAA CAGAGAATGCGAATGATTTGCACAGTATATCTTCTGGAGAGGTCTATGAAAACACAGCGGTCGACATAGATGATGATCTCCAGCCTG AAAACGAGGGAAGCCCATCACTTCCTGAGCAGTCCCTCCAGACACCACACGACATTCAGATGACAGGAAACGCTGCTGGTTACGGTGGCACCCACAGTCAAG ATGGTAATGATTCAGACAGCACATCTTCAGATGAGTGCTATCAAAACATAGAGCTGGATGCAGATGCATCTCTTCAGTCTG GTAAGGAAAGCCCTCCTGAGACATCACTACAGACGCCCCTAAATCACCACAATATGACAGGAAGTACCGTTGGTTACGAAGACCATCATATACCTAGAAAACTCAGTCAAG aagCAGATAGTTGCAGCACATCATCTGAGAATTCCTACGTGAACGTTCCACCAAGAAATGCGAGTGATGACGAAAGTTCTCCAGCAGAATGTTCTTCAGACAGCGAATATGACCAGCCTGAAAACTGGTGA
- the cfap418 gene encoding cilia- and flagella-associated protein 418 isoform X2, producing the protein MADDLDDLLDEVESKFCCSTSTSKQTACDLKQTDRNCGTLQEKKQSRKHESKTTDDIDAVLQELLEDDFKHVNSHEPITANSPTSDPCSQTVSKKCCPVFLGGSSVLHGVGTSVSHRACNQLRCTSCDFRVAMFDDHEWDSSCDYLFFRNNMPDYHKLRAKLKRRKGGRAYACQCSWYTARTLLNLNTQQQLKWICGKHKT; encoded by the exons ATGGCGGATGATTTGGACGATTTGCTCGATGAAGTCGAATCAAAGTTTTGTTGCAGCACATCGACATCAAAACAAACAGCTTGTGATTTAAAGCAAACGGACCGAAACTGTGGGACTCTTCAGGAAAAGAAACAGTCAAG aaaacatgaaagcAAAACAACTGATGATATTGATGCTGTGCTGCAGGAATTACTGGAGGACGATTTCAAGCATGTAAACTCACAT GAACCCATTACTGCAAATTCTCCCACAAGTGATCCATGTTCCCAGACAGTGTCCAAAAA ATGTTGCCCTGTGTTTCTTGGTGGAAGTTCTGTACTGCATGGTGTTGGAACCAGTGTTTCTCACAG ggccTGCAACCAATTAAGATGTACATCATGTGACTTTCGCGTGGCCATGTTTGATGATCACGAGTGGGATTCATCCTGCGACTATTTGTTTTTCAG GAATAACATGCCAGACTATCACAAATTAAGAGCTAAACTGAAAAGAAGAAAGGGTGGTCGAGCGTACGCCTGTCAGTGTAGCTGGTACACAGCCCGCACACTCTTAAACCTGAACACTCAACAGCAGCTCAAGTGGATTTGTGGTAAACATAAAACATGA
- the LOC129448483 gene encoding uncharacterized protein isoform X2, producing MSPLLLYTVLQTLSLSQGLGITHDLPRRNLTKPADNSAIGLSMLSLSRGCSGILRARHRDTTVDVTLNLLDAQKQKYLADQVCQSLGCGQNHVVNATDHSDVCLANCILKESKLHNCTTTANGNCTNATKVICEHQVVRLAEGQDRCVGRVELLDTGKWGTVCDDDFNDTSGNVVCAQLDCGIMIKYGFLGAGSGPIHISKMKCNGMEDNLWECNVNKSIPRDYCGHKEDVGIVCSESTVLTSTTSNTTPTVFTKWTTESSTEAATVAGASPAVIGCIILSIALLLLVLSNAAVCVHFRRRKVCEIEQHHTDSQESTDYHQYTAMYNPQPTTTAQRYESLVPRQSSNYGSRLDQSPHNSICSSDSNYRHHNRDQAQQLHLHNLPGDEIPSHVDTISLTPLATRGAELPITQSQAKDLSDSSSTSSGEFYENTDKTDVDNIQKSQDKEASLEKSPLMSLSNYNQHLPPTENANDLHSISSGEVYENTAVDIDDDLQPENEGSPSLPEQSLQTPHDIQMTGNAAGYGGTHSQDGNDSDSTSSDECYQNIELDADASLQSGKESPPETSLQTPLNHHNMTGSTVGYEDHHIPRKLSQEADSCSTSSENSYVNVPPRNASDDESSPAECSSDSEYDQPENW from the exons TTGGGCTCTCCATGCTAAGTTTATCACGTGGCTGCTCTGGCATTTTAAGGGCCCGTCACAGGGACACCACAGTGGATGTGACCCTCAACCTGTTGGATGCTCAAAAGCAGAAATATCTCGCCGACCAAGTATGCCAAAGCCTTGGTTGTGGGCAAAATCACGTTGTGAATGCGACAGATCACAGTGACGTTTGCCTTGCAAATTGCATTCTGAAAGAGTCAAAGCTGCACAATTGCACTACAACTGCAAATGGCAACTGCACAAATGCAACCAAAGTCATCTGCG AACATCAAGTTGTCAGATTGGCTGAAGGTCAGGATCGGTGTGTTGGACGGGTGGAGTTGCTGGACACTGGGAAGTGGGGCACAGTGTGTGATGATGATTTTAATGACACAAGTGGAAATGTAGTTTGTGCCCAATTGGACTGTGGAATTATGATAAAATATGGCTTTTTGGGGGCTGGTTCTGGGCCTATCCACATCAGCAAGATGAAATGCAATGGCATGGAGGATAACTTATGGGAATGCAATGTCAACAAAAGCATTCCAAGAGACTACTGTGGACATAAGGAAGATGTTGGGATTGTTTGTTCAG AGAGTACAGTGCTCACATCCACCACAAGCAACACAACCCCCACAGTGTTCACGAAATGGACTACAG agtCAAGCACAGAAGCGGCTACAGTAGCTGGAGCTTCACCGGCAGTCATTGGCTGTATCATTTTATCTATTGCTCTGCTTCTGTTAGTTCTGTCAAATGCTGCGGTCTGTGTGCATTTCAGAAGAAGAAAAG TATGTGAGATTGAGCAACATCACACAGATTCGCAAGAAAGCACAGATTACCACCAGTACACAGCAATGTACAACCCACAACCTACCACTACTGCACAGCGATACG AAAGTCTTGTCCCAAGACAGAGCTCAAACTATGGTTCTAGGTTAGATCAGTCTCCTCACAATTCCATCTGTTCATCTGATTCAAATTATAGACATCACAACAGGGATCAAGCACAACAACTTCATCTACACAACTTACCAG GTGATGAAATCCCATCTCATGTCGATACAATATCATTGACACCTTTGGCTACTAGAGGCGCAGAGTTACCCATCACCCAAAGTCAAG CAAAAGATCTAAGTGATTCGAGCAGTACGTCTTCTGGTGAATTCTATGAAAACACAGACAAGACTGACGTGGACAACATTCAAAAATCAC AGGATAAAGAAGCTTCACTTGAAAAGTCCCCATTGATGTCCCTGTCTAACTATAACCAGCACTTGCCACCAA CAGAGAATGCGAATGATTTGCACAGTATATCTTCTGGAGAGGTCTATGAAAACACAGCGGTCGACATAGATGATGATCTCCAGCCTG AAAACGAGGGAAGCCCATCACTTCCTGAGCAGTCCCTCCAGACACCACACGACATTCAGATGACAGGAAACGCTGCTGGTTACGGTGGCACCCACAGTCAAG ATGGTAATGATTCAGACAGCACATCTTCAGATGAGTGCTATCAAAACATAGAGCTGGATGCAGATGCATCTCTTCAGTCTG GTAAGGAAAGCCCTCCTGAGACATCACTACAGACGCCCCTAAATCACCACAATATGACAGGAAGTACCGTTGGTTACGAAGACCATCATATACCTAGAAAACTCAGTCAAG aagCAGATAGTTGCAGCACATCATCTGAGAATTCCTACGTGAACGTTCCACCAAGAAATGCGAGTGATGACGAAAGTTCTCCAGCAGAATGTTCTTCAGACAGCGAATATGACCAGCCTGAAAACTGGTGA
- the mettl6 gene encoding tRNA N(3)-methylcytidine methyltransferase METTL6, which yields MSVTGELDSTESSSGFPHQSTNLGERMLTVEEMEKLKNDRVLVSDFKQQKLETDAQKNWDLFYKRNTTNFFKDRHWTTREFDELRNSRESEGQTLVLLEAGCGVGNCIFPLLEEDLSIFIYACDFSPRAVEFVKQNPLYCTDRCLAFQCDLTKDDLQTNIQAETVDVATLIFVLSAIHPDKMQQSLENIFKVLKPGGIVLFRDYGLYDHAMLRFKSGNKLGDNFYVRQDGTRSFFFSREYLDSLFQRAGFEVAVNEYVLRETVNKKEGLCVPRVFLQSKFCKPAPSQHLS from the exons ATGTCGGTGACAGGTGAGTTGGACTCTACTGAATCCAGTTCTGGTTTTCCCCATCAATCCACTAATCTGGGAGAAAGGATGCTGACAGTAGAAGAGATGGAGAAGCTCAAGAATGACAGGGTGTTGGTGTCCGACTTCAAGCAGCAGAAACTCGAAACAGACGCTCAGAAAAACTGGGActtattttataaaagaaaCACAACTAACTTTTTCAAAGACAGACACTGGACGACTAGAGAGTTTgatgaattgagaaacagcagAGAG TCTGAAGGGCAAACATTGGTTTTGTTAGAAGCTGGCTGTGGAGTTGGAAACTGTATTTTCCCACTTTTGGAAGAGGATCTCAGTATCTTCATATATGCCTGTGACTTCTCTCCACGAGCTGTTGAGTTTGTGAAG CAAAATCCCCTGTATTGCACAGATCGATGCCTTGCTTTTCAGTGTGACCTGACTAAAGATGATCTTCAGACCAACATACAGGCAGAGACAGTGGATGTGGCTACTCTCATATTTGTTCTGTCTGCAATTCACCCTGACAAGATGCAGCAATCCTTGGAAAATATTTTCAAG GTATTAAAACCAGGAGGTATTGTCCTCTTCAGGGACTATGGACTTTATGATCATGCCATGCTGAGATTTAAGTCAGGCAACAAGCTGGGTGACAATTTCTATGTGAGGCAGGATGGGACTCGTTCCTTTTTCTTTTCTAGAG AGTACCTGGACAGTTTGTTCCAGCGGGCAGGATTTGAGGTTGCTGTGAATGAGTATGTGCTGAGAGAAACAGTGAATAAAAAAGAGGGTCTGTGTGTTCCTCGAGTGTTCCTCCAGAGTAAATTCTGCAAGCCTGCTCCTTCACAACATCTAAGTTAA
- the LOC129448483 gene encoding uncharacterized protein isoform X3: MLSLSRGCSGILRARHRDTTVDVTLNLLDAQKQKYLADQVCQSLGCGQNHVVNATDHSDVCLANCILKESKLHNCTTTANGNCTNATKVICEHQVVRLAEGQDRCVGRVELLDTGKWGTVCDDDFNDTSGNVVCAQLDCGIMIKYGFLGAGSGPIHISKMKCNGMEDNLWECNVNKSIPRDYCGHKEDVGIVCSESTVLTSTTSNTTPTVFTKWTTESSTEAATVAGASPAVIGCIILSIALLLLVLSNAAVCVHFRRRKVCEIEQHHTDSQESTDYHQYTAMYNPQPTTTAQRYESLVPRQSSNYGSRLDQSPHNSICSSDSNYRHHNRDQAQQLHLHNLPVNVDDSSSTSSGEAYHYTHVQHGSSQKLGDEIPSHVDTISLTPLATRGAELPITQSQAKDLSDSSSTSSGEFYENTDKTDVDNIQKSQDKEASLEKSPLMSLSNYNQHLPPTENANDLHSISSGEVYENTAVDIDDDLQPENEGSPSLPEQSLQTPHDIQMTGNAAGYGGTHSQDGNDSDSTSSDECYQNIELDADASLQSGKESPPETSLQTPLNHHNMTGSTVGYEDHHIPRKLSQEADSCSTSSENSYVNVPPRNASDDESSPAECSSDSEYDQPENW, from the exons ATGCTAAGTTTATCACGTGGCTGCTCTGGCATTTTAAGGGCCCGTCACAGGGACACCACAGTGGATGTGACCCTCAACCTGTTGGATGCTCAAAAGCAGAAATATCTCGCCGACCAAGTATGCCAAAGCCTTGGTTGTGGGCAAAATCACGTTGTGAATGCGACAGATCACAGTGACGTTTGCCTTGCAAATTGCATTCTGAAAGAGTCAAAGCTGCACAATTGCACTACAACTGCAAATGGCAACTGCACAAATGCAACCAAAGTCATCTGCG AACATCAAGTTGTCAGATTGGCTGAAGGTCAGGATCGGTGTGTTGGACGGGTGGAGTTGCTGGACACTGGGAAGTGGGGCACAGTGTGTGATGATGATTTTAATGACACAAGTGGAAATGTAGTTTGTGCCCAATTGGACTGTGGAATTATGATAAAATATGGCTTTTTGGGGGCTGGTTCTGGGCCTATCCACATCAGCAAGATGAAATGCAATGGCATGGAGGATAACTTATGGGAATGCAATGTCAACAAAAGCATTCCAAGAGACTACTGTGGACATAAGGAAGATGTTGGGATTGTTTGTTCAG AGAGTACAGTGCTCACATCCACCACAAGCAACACAACCCCCACAGTGTTCACGAAATGGACTACAG agtCAAGCACAGAAGCGGCTACAGTAGCTGGAGCTTCACCGGCAGTCATTGGCTGTATCATTTTATCTATTGCTCTGCTTCTGTTAGTTCTGTCAAATGCTGCGGTCTGTGTGCATTTCAGAAGAAGAAAAG TATGTGAGATTGAGCAACATCACACAGATTCGCAAGAAAGCACAGATTACCACCAGTACACAGCAATGTACAACCCACAACCTACCACTACTGCACAGCGATACG AAAGTCTTGTCCCAAGACAGAGCTCAAACTATGGTTCTAGGTTAGATCAGTCTCCTCACAATTCCATCTGTTCATCTGATTCAAATTATAGACATCACAACAGGGATCAAGCACAACAACTTCATCTACACAACTTACCAG TGAATGTGGACGACTCAAGCAGTACATCATCAGGAGAAGCCTATCATTACACACATGTCCAACATGGATCTAGCCAGAAGTTAG GTGATGAAATCCCATCTCATGTCGATACAATATCATTGACACCTTTGGCTACTAGAGGCGCAGAGTTACCCATCACCCAAAGTCAAG CAAAAGATCTAAGTGATTCGAGCAGTACGTCTTCTGGTGAATTCTATGAAAACACAGACAAGACTGACGTGGACAACATTCAAAAATCAC AGGATAAAGAAGCTTCACTTGAAAAGTCCCCATTGATGTCCCTGTCTAACTATAACCAGCACTTGCCACCAA CAGAGAATGCGAATGATTTGCACAGTATATCTTCTGGAGAGGTCTATGAAAACACAGCGGTCGACATAGATGATGATCTCCAGCCTG AAAACGAGGGAAGCCCATCACTTCCTGAGCAGTCCCTCCAGACACCACACGACATTCAGATGACAGGAAACGCTGCTGGTTACGGTGGCACCCACAGTCAAG ATGGTAATGATTCAGACAGCACATCTTCAGATGAGTGCTATCAAAACATAGAGCTGGATGCAGATGCATCTCTTCAGTCTG GTAAGGAAAGCCCTCCTGAGACATCACTACAGACGCCCCTAAATCACCACAATATGACAGGAAGTACCGTTGGTTACGAAGACCATCATATACCTAGAAAACTCAGTCAAG aagCAGATAGTTGCAGCACATCATCTGAGAATTCCTACGTGAACGTTCCACCAAGAAATGCGAGTGATGACGAAAGTTCTCCAGCAGAATGTTCTTCAGACAGCGAATATGACCAGCCTGAAAACTGGTGA